In Parabacteroides sp. FAFU027, the following proteins share a genomic window:
- a CDS encoding glycoside hydrolase family 97 protein, with amino-acid sequence MKNYIIVFWGVFSCLSALSQRVAVTSPNKKVSVTLCVQSNTANTGGWYLTVDYNAEGKSTTVIPQIQLGLLRSDQDFSKALKLVKTGKPTLIHEEYTVLHGKRAHCTNAANEVTVAFETPSKAKLNLILRAYNDGVAFRYEFPEKSGSFVVKDELTAYSIPDSTKRWLEKYNPANEALYSPMADGKVQQDWGYPALFNTPDKSCWYLIHEAGLDRNYCGSKLSNAGKSTDYKITFPDQWNGRGKGESQPTVTLPWKSPWRVIIVGALSDIVESTLVDDVCPSSVVAKTDWIKPGIASWNYWSDNHGTKDYKTVCEFADLAAAMGWPYTLLDWEWDAMGNGGKLEDAIKYIKSKGLKPLMWYNSGGDHTWVSATPKDRMLTHENRVEEFAKLKNLGVAGVKIDFFESEKQDMIKYYLDILDDAAKFQMMVYFHGCLVPRGWARTYPYLMTYEGVRGAEWYNNGPEFTTTAPEHNTVLPFTRNVVGAMDYTPVTFTNSQFSHTTSYGHELALSVVFESGIQHFADRPEGYSTLPDAVRTFLKEVPNVWDNTKLLDGYPGKYIIIARQKGNEWYIGGISADNMREKRTKLDFGFLSEGVKYKLTLIADGKHDKEFAAQYLVVDKSSSVDVNMLRRGGFVASLRPLF; translated from the coding sequence ATGAAGAATTATATTATAGTTTTTTGGGGGGTATTCAGTTGTTTGTCGGCTTTGTCTCAGCGGGTAGCTGTAACTTCTCCCAATAAGAAGGTTAGCGTAACACTTTGTGTTCAGTCGAACACCGCAAATACCGGAGGTTGGTATTTGACGGTGGATTATAATGCTGAAGGAAAATCAACAACTGTCATTCCACAAATTCAACTTGGCCTTTTGCGCAGCGACCAGGATTTTTCCAAAGCGCTGAAATTAGTCAAGACGGGTAAACCGACCCTGATTCATGAAGAATATACGGTTTTGCATGGCAAACGTGCGCATTGTACCAATGCAGCCAACGAAGTGACAGTTGCATTTGAAACTCCTTCAAAGGCGAAGTTGAACCTTATTCTGAGAGCTTACAACGATGGTGTTGCTTTCCGCTACGAATTTCCAGAAAAATCCGGTTCGTTTGTGGTGAAAGACGAACTTACGGCTTATTCCATACCTGATAGTACCAAAAGATGGCTGGAAAAATACAACCCGGCTAACGAAGCGCTTTATTCTCCTATGGCAGATGGAAAAGTGCAGCAGGACTGGGGCTATCCGGCGCTGTTCAATACTCCTGACAAATCGTGCTGGTACCTGATTCACGAAGCCGGTCTCGACCGTAACTACTGCGGGTCAAAACTTTCCAATGCCGGAAAAAGCACTGATTATAAAATTACTTTTCCAGACCAATGGAATGGACGCGGAAAAGGAGAATCCCAACCGACCGTTACTTTGCCCTGGAAATCGCCTTGGCGTGTTATCATCGTCGGAGCGTTGTCCGATATTGTGGAATCAACGTTGGTTGATGATGTTTGTCCATCTTCTGTTGTAGCTAAAACCGATTGGATCAAACCCGGAATAGCTTCATGGAACTACTGGTCGGATAATCACGGTACAAAGGACTACAAAACCGTGTGCGAGTTTGCCGATTTGGCCGCAGCGATGGGTTGGCCTTACACCTTGCTTGATTGGGAATGGGATGCCATGGGCAATGGCGGAAAACTGGAAGATGCGATTAAATACATCAAATCCAAAGGTCTTAAACCACTGATGTGGTACAATTCAGGTGGAGATCACACCTGGGTGTCGGCTACGCCAAAAGACCGGATGCTGACCCATGAAAACCGCGTGGAAGAGTTTGCCAAACTGAAGAATCTGGGAGTAGCAGGGGTGAAGATCGACTTTTTTGAAAGCGAAAAGCAGGACATGATTAAGTATTATCTGGATATTCTGGACGATGCTGCAAAATTTCAGATGATGGTCTATTTCCACGGTTGTTTGGTGCCACGAGGTTGGGCGCGGACCTATCCGTACCTGATGACATACGAAGGTGTTCGCGGAGCTGAATGGTATAATAACGGACCCGAATTCACCACGACGGCACCCGAACATAACACCGTGTTGCCGTTTACCCGTAACGTGGTCGGCGCGATGGATTATACGCCGGTAACGTTTACCAATTCCCAGTTCTCGCACACTACTTCATACGGACACGAGCTGGCTCTGAGCGTTGTATTTGAGTCTGGAATCCAGCATTTTGCCGACAGACCCGAAGGATATTCTACGCTGCCTGATGCAGTCCGCACATTTCTGAAAGAGGTGCCGAATGTATGGGACAATACCAAACTGCTTGACGGTTATCCCGGTAAATACATCATTATTGCCCGTCAGAAAGGCAATGAATGGTACATTGGAGGCATTAGTGCTGACAACATGCGTGAGAAGAGAACAAAACTGGATTTCGGCTTTCTGTCTGAAGGTGTGAAATATAAGCTGACGTTGATTGCCGATGGCAAACACGATAAAGAGTTCGCTGCGCAATATCTGGTGGTAGATAAATCATCATCAGTAGATGTTAATATGCTCCGGAGAGGAGGATTTGTTGCCAGCCTGAGACCCTTGTTTTGA
- the xyl3A gene encoding xylan 1,4-beta-xylosidase, which produces METTMFKNFVKGICVSAFLLLATTSRGQQLPYQNPNLSSETRAKDLISRLTLTEKATLMCDQSDAIPRLGIKKFNWWSEALHGLANNDNVTVFPEPIGMAASFNDALLYRIYSAVSDETRAKYNESMIRGEENKRFLSLSIWTPNVNIFRDPRWGRGQETYGEDPYLTSRMGVQVVKGLQGPEDAKYRKLLACAKHFAVHSGPEWSRHTLNVNNVDPRELWETYLPAFQSLVQKADVREVMCAYQRLDDEPCCGSNRLLQQILRDNWGFKYLVVSDCGAIADFYTTHKVSSDAVHASSKAVLAGTDVECFWDKYPFKTLPEAVSKGLISEEEINKHLLRVLVGRFDLGEMDDAAIVPWSKIPVSVVNNQEHRQLALDMARQTMTLLQNRNNILPLEKSSKKIAVIGPNATDATMLWGNYNGKPVRTITILDGIKTKLSADRIIYDKGCDLVEDKVTETYFPKCSIDGKKGFKATYWNNKDLKGDIVATQQIETPIKMTTAGQHEFASGVRLEGFSGLYETEFIPVSSEEIVFKCGATGSFELLVNGDTLVKYTTWKTTPSRIPFKVEAGKKYKIAIRYAQLDNWQANLEFNFGKDVDVDYTDLLNKLKGVDQVIFVGGLSSQLEGEEMPVSYPGFKGGDRTDIELPAVQRNCLKVLKQAGKKVIFINCSGSAIALTPETKTCDAILQAWYGGESGGQAVADVLFGDYNPSGKLPVTFYKSSDQLKDFEDYSMKGRTYRYMTDALFPFGYGLSYTKFVIGNATLDKNTLSANEAVKVTIPVSNTGKRQGTEIVQVYVHKVNDVEGPLKTLKGFQRVSLNAGQKTNVTIDLPASSFEFYDWSQRKMMVTPGEYEIYYGNSSDAKDLKKTTVVIR; this is translated from the coding sequence ATGGAAACAACAATGTTTAAGAATTTTGTAAAAGGCATTTGTGTGTCTGCTTTTTTGTTGTTGGCTACAACATCCCGGGGGCAGCAGTTGCCCTATCAAAACCCGAACCTGAGTTCCGAAACGCGAGCCAAAGACCTTATTTCGCGATTGACGCTTACAGAAAAAGCGACACTGATGTGCGATCAGTCAGACGCAATTCCTCGTTTGGGAATTAAGAAATTTAACTGGTGGAGTGAAGCTCTTCACGGCTTAGCTAACAATGATAACGTGACTGTATTCCCCGAGCCAATCGGGATGGCCGCCTCTTTTAACGATGCACTACTATATCGTATTTACAGTGCAGTTTCCGACGAAACACGTGCCAAATACAACGAGTCAATGATTAGAGGGGAGGAAAATAAACGTTTCCTGAGCCTTTCTATTTGGACTCCCAATGTAAATATTTTTCGAGATCCTCGTTGGGGACGTGGACAAGAAACTTATGGAGAAGATCCTTACCTGACTTCACGCATGGGAGTTCAGGTCGTAAAAGGTCTGCAAGGACCGGAAGATGCCAAATACAGAAAGTTGCTGGCTTGCGCCAAACATTTTGCTGTTCATTCAGGGCCAGAATGGAGCCGACATACATTAAATGTAAATAATGTAGATCCCCGGGAGTTATGGGAAACCTATTTACCTGCTTTTCAGTCATTGGTTCAAAAAGCGGATGTCCGTGAAGTTATGTGCGCCTATCAGCGCCTGGATGATGAACCTTGTTGCGGTAGTAACCGTTTGTTGCAGCAGATTCTTCGTGACAATTGGGGATTTAAATACCTTGTTGTGTCAGATTGTGGAGCGATTGCCGATTTTTATACAACTCATAAAGTCTCTTCAGATGCGGTTCATGCTTCTTCCAAGGCTGTATTGGCAGGTACCGATGTGGAATGTTTCTGGGACAAATACCCTTTTAAAACACTTCCTGAAGCTGTTTCAAAAGGACTGATTTCGGAGGAGGAAATAAATAAGCATTTGTTGCGTGTGTTGGTCGGACGTTTTGACTTAGGAGAAATGGATGATGCTGCAATTGTACCATGGTCTAAAATCCCGGTTTCAGTCGTGAATAATCAGGAACACCGTCAATTGGCTTTAGATATGGCACGTCAGACAATGACATTATTGCAAAACCGTAATAATATACTTCCACTGGAAAAATCTTCGAAAAAGATTGCTGTTATTGGGCCTAATGCGACAGATGCTACGATGTTGTGGGGTAACTACAATGGAAAACCTGTACGGACTATAACTATTCTTGATGGTATCAAAACAAAACTATCTGCTGATAGGATAATCTATGATAAAGGTTGTGACCTGGTAGAAGATAAAGTAACCGAAACATATTTTCCCAAATGCTCTATCGATGGAAAAAAAGGATTTAAGGCGACTTACTGGAATAACAAGGATTTGAAGGGTGATATAGTTGCAACTCAGCAAATAGAAACTCCGATAAAAATGACTACCGCCGGGCAGCATGAATTTGCAAGTGGAGTTCGGTTGGAAGGTTTTTCGGGGCTTTACGAGACCGAATTTATTCCTGTAAGTAGCGAAGAAATTGTTTTTAAATGTGGCGCTACCGGTTCTTTTGAATTGCTGGTAAACGGTGATACGTTGGTTAAGTACACTACCTGGAAAACCACTCCATCAAGAATCCCATTCAAAGTGGAGGCCGGTAAAAAATATAAGATCGCGATTCGATATGCTCAGCTTGATAATTGGCAGGCTAATCTCGAGTTTAACTTTGGAAAAGATGTTGATGTTGATTACACAGATCTGTTGAATAAGCTAAAAGGAGTTGATCAGGTGATTTTTGTGGGCGGCCTATCTTCTCAATTAGAAGGAGAAGAAATGCCGGTATCGTATCCCGGGTTCAAAGGGGGAGACCGTACCGATATTGAGCTCCCGGCAGTTCAGCGTAATTGCCTGAAAGTATTGAAGCAAGCCGGTAAAAAAGTAATTTTCATCAATTGTTCTGGCTCAGCCATCGCCCTAACGCCTGAAACGAAAACCTGCGATGCTATTCTTCAAGCTTGGTATGGTGGCGAATCGGGAGGTCAGGCTGTTGCCGATGTGCTTTTCGGCGATTATAATCCTTCGGGAAAACTCCCTGTTACATTTTATAAAAGTTCCGATCAGTTGAAAGACTTTGAGGATTATTCAATGAAAGGGCGTACCTATCGCTACATGACCGACGCGCTATTTCCTTTCGGTTACGGCTTGAGCTATACCAAATTCGTTATCGGCAATGCTACCCTCGATAAAAATACGCTGAGTGCGAATGAGGCTGTAAAAGTGACGATTCCGGTATCCAATACAGGCAAGCGTCAGGGAACAGAAATCGTGCAGGTGTACGTTCATAAGGTAAATGATGTGGAAGGTCCGCTCAAAACATTGAAAGGATTCCAGCGTGTAAGTCTCAATGCCGGACAAAAAACAAACGTTACTATCGATTTGCCCGCCTCTTCCTTTGAATTCTACGACTGGAGCCAACGCAAAATGATGGTTACTCCGGGCGAATATGAAATATATTATGGCAATAGCTCAGATGCTAAAGACCTGAAAAAAACTACCGTTGTCATTCGATAA
- a CDS encoding glycoside hydrolase family 2 TIM barrel-domain containing protein, with protein sequence MSHLKLIFVLLFLCFSGVFTTAFGQDPLQLRSGIDYPAEIENPECLGINKEPYHATLMPYGNLQEALAGKRLASSQCRSLNGNWKFNWVPSPEKRPVDFYKPGYDVSAWKEIPVPSNWEVQGYGTPFYRNFGYTIKKDYPRIMSEPEKWYTSYKERNPVGSYRRDFEVPTQWDGRRIFITFNGVDCAFFIWVNGEKVGYSVNSRNAADFDLTKYVKPGKNTLAVEVYQYSSGTWLEDQDMWRLHGIFRDVTLWSAPQVHMRDFFVKQDLDKDYKNATVEVLAKLKNYGDKAGKPQTFTATLYDKAGNAVAKGSVVGKALASKQEEQLTVKFTVDNPAKWTAETPNLYTVVLTSSEGEILSSKVGFRKLEIKGRVFMVNGVPIKLKGVNRHEHWSEVGHAVTEEQMIRDLEVIKQGNCNHVRTSHYSDDPRWYELCDEWGIWLVAEANCECHGYDGRFDEEPTIKNAIIDRNVANVENFKNHASVIIWSLGNECGGVGSNFVAAMNKVKSIDPTRFVHYERFGIGSKNPSDFEGRMYGTAGDYVDMVKNWGMTKPFYICEFVHAMFNSMGSLDEYSKAFDENPEILGGAIWEFQDQALWNKRDPQHPILAYGGGFGEAPNDHYFIHKGVVSYDRSTEGNNVKPHYPEMKKAFQWIDTELTDAVNGGIQIKNKYQFISLDGFDATWSLSENGQEIDKGTFRMRPTWGKGLFQANIPYKIEQPKAGAEYFLRISYKQKEKTLWADKGFEVASDQFKLPVNTLPVVDTKVTQAIKLVQNKETATVSGSDFSVNFDKKTGFMSQLVKNGINLLAADGAPKLHLWRAAHRTDDDWAFRQWEKFGVNALQYTLVDFKVELVDKSTVKVTSTTKADGKEGFGVCHTAVYLVKGDGSIKVDNQIQFVGFRINLAKIGVRMLLDKKLDRMTFFGRGPFENYSDRKSAAEVGIYNLGVNEQYEYEKPMERGNHEEVRWAKLSGNDFPSLLILSDEKLMQVAALPHTDEQMSPVEYKIDLPASKATVLSVSTKTLGVGSNSCGPQPLAKYTVWSDNTQFSYTLKLNNQ encoded by the coding sequence ATGTCACACTTGAAATTAATCTTTGTATTGTTATTCCTCTGTTTTTCGGGGGTATTTACGACTGCATTCGGACAAGATCCTTTGCAGTTGCGGTCGGGAATTGACTATCCGGCTGAAATCGAAAACCCTGAATGCCTGGGTATCAATAAAGAACCATACCATGCCACATTAATGCCTTATGGAAATCTGCAAGAGGCTTTGGCAGGCAAACGTCTTGCGTCATCGCAATGCCGTAGCCTGAATGGAAACTGGAAATTCAACTGGGTGCCAAGCCCCGAAAAACGTCCGGTAGATTTCTATAAACCCGGATATGATGTTTCGGCATGGAAAGAAATTCCGGTTCCTTCCAACTGGGAAGTACAGGGATACGGTACGCCTTTTTACCGCAATTTTGGATATACCATTAAGAAGGATTACCCCCGAATCATGAGTGAACCTGAAAAATGGTACACGTCATACAAAGAACGCAATCCCGTAGGAAGCTATCGCCGGGATTTTGAAGTGCCAACTCAATGGGATGGCCGCCGGATTTTTATCACTTTCAACGGAGTAGATTGTGCCTTCTTTATTTGGGTAAATGGCGAGAAAGTTGGATACAGCGTCAATAGCCGTAATGCTGCCGATTTTGACCTGACAAAATATGTAAAACCTGGAAAAAATACGCTGGCTGTGGAGGTGTATCAGTATAGCTCGGGTACCTGGTTGGAAGATCAGGACATGTGGCGCCTGCACGGCATTTTCCGCGATGTGACCCTATGGAGCGCTCCTCAGGTACATATGCGCGATTTCTTTGTAAAACAGGATCTTGATAAGGATTATAAAAATGCTACTGTCGAGGTTCTGGCAAAACTGAAGAACTACGGCGATAAGGCCGGAAAGCCGCAGACATTTACAGCTACATTGTATGATAAAGCGGGAAATGCAGTTGCCAAAGGAAGTGTTGTGGGAAAAGCCCTTGCTTCAAAACAGGAGGAACAGCTGACAGTGAAATTCACAGTGGATAATCCGGCCAAATGGACTGCTGAAACTCCAAATCTTTATACTGTGGTGCTGACCAGTTCGGAAGGAGAGATTCTTTCATCAAAAGTAGGTTTCCGCAAACTGGAAATCAAAGGCCGTGTATTTATGGTGAATGGTGTCCCCATCAAACTGAAAGGGGTAAACCGTCATGAACACTGGTCTGAAGTAGGACATGCTGTTACAGAAGAACAGATGATCCGCGACCTCGAAGTGATAAAACAGGGCAATTGTAACCATGTGCGTACGAGCCATTATTCCGACGATCCCCGTTGGTACGAGTTGTGCGACGAGTGGGGTATCTGGTTGGTGGCCGAAGCTAATTGCGAATGTCACGGATATGACGGTCGGTTTGATGAAGAGCCTACGATTAAAAATGCCATTATTGACCGAAATGTGGCAAATGTCGAAAATTTCAAGAATCATGCTTCGGTGATTATCTGGTCACTCGGAAATGAGTGTGGTGGTGTTGGTTCCAATTTCGTTGCTGCAATGAATAAGGTTAAGAGCATCGATCCTACACGCTTCGTTCATTACGAACGATTTGGCATAGGCTCCAAAAATCCGTCAGATTTTGAAGGTCGTATGTACGGAACTGCCGGAGATTATGTTGACATGGTTAAAAACTGGGGAATGACCAAACCTTTTTATATCTGTGAGTTTGTGCATGCCATGTTTAACTCTATGGGCTCTCTGGATGAATATTCAAAAGCATTTGATGAGAACCCCGAGATATTAGGAGGTGCGATCTGGGAATTCCAGGATCAGGCATTGTGGAACAAGCGCGATCCTCAACATCCTATATTAGCCTATGGCGGCGGCTTCGGCGAAGCTCCTAACGATCATTATTTTATTCACAAAGGAGTGGTTTCGTATGATCGTTCAACTGAAGGCAACAACGTGAAGCCTCATTATCCCGAAATGAAAAAAGCGTTCCAGTGGATCGATACCGAACTCACTGATGCTGTTAACGGCGGCATTCAGATTAAAAACAAATACCAGTTTATTTCCTTAGATGGTTTTGATGCAACCTGGAGCCTGAGCGAAAACGGACAAGAAATTGATAAAGGTACATTTAGAATGCGACCTACATGGGGAAAAGGGCTTTTCCAGGCAAATATTCCTTATAAAATAGAACAACCGAAAGCAGGTGCGGAATACTTCCTTCGTATTTCATACAAACAAAAAGAAAAAACGCTTTGGGCTGATAAAGGTTTTGAAGTGGCTTCAGACCAGTTTAAACTACCTGTCAATACATTGCCCGTTGTGGACACAAAAGTTACACAAGCTATAAAACTGGTTCAAAACAAGGAAACAGCAACGGTTTCAGGATCTGATTTTTCTGTAAACTTTGATAAGAAAACAGGCTTTATGAGCCAGTTGGTGAAAAATGGAATCAATCTGTTGGCTGCCGATGGTGCACCAAAATTACACTTGTGGCGTGCGGCTCACCGTACCGATGATGACTGGGCGTTCAGACAATGGGAGAAATTTGGTGTAAATGCGCTGCAATATACGCTGGTTGATTTCAAAGTTGAACTAGTTGACAAATCGACAGTTAAAGTGACTTCAACTACAAAAGCTGATGGAAAAGAAGGCTTTGGCGTTTGCCACACAGCGGTATATCTGGTGAAAGGCGACGGCTCAATAAAAGTTGATAACCAGATTCAATTTGTCGGTTTCCGTATAAACCTGGCTAAAATCGGCGTACGCATGTTGCTTGATAAAAAGCTCGATCGCATGACTTTCTTTGGCCGTGGCCCATTCGAAAACTACTCTGACCGCAAAAGTGCAGCAGAAGTAGGTATCTATAATTTGGGCGTAAACGAACAATACGAATACGAAAAACCGATGGAACGTGGCAACCATGAAGAGGTTCGTTGGGCGAAACTTAGCGGCAATGACTTCCCTTCTCTATTGATCCTGTCAGACGAAAAACTAATGCAGGTGGCTGCTCTTCCTCATACCGACGAACAGATGTCTCCGGTTGAATACAAAATTGATTTGCCAGCCAGCAAGGCAACTGTATTGAGCGTTTCTACCAAAACGCTGGGAGTTGGCTCAAACAGCTGTGGCCCACAACCGTTAGCAAAATACACCGTATGGTCTGATAATACTCAATTCTCTTATACATTGAAATTGAATAATCAATAG